The genomic segment ACATTCCATACTGAACGGTCCGGCGATATCCCGTTCCCGGACTGGATCAAACCGACCTGGCACAACTGTCTGGTCGGATGCATGATCTGCCAGAAAGTGTGTCCCGAGAACAAAGCCTTTTTGCAACACATCCGCCTGGGCGCGACCTTTACCCAGAATGAAACGGAATTGCTCGTCGGCAAGAAGCTCCCGGACAGGCTCCCGCCCGAGCTTGAGGCCAAGCTTAAAGATAGCGATCTATTGGAGATCCTGGACATCATACCGCGCAACCTGCGCGCGCTGTTGGGTATCACCTCGTAAGCCTCCCAAAACACAAAACCAAACCCTGTCAACGGCTCCCGCAAGACCGATACTTTTAGTAGAACTAAACTTTTCCGCGTCCGCGATGTCAAAAGGTTAGAAGATGAAATATCCAAAGATGAAAGGAGACGCACCATGTCAGAAAAATATCTAAGCAAATGGGAGCCGTTCCGGGATCTAGTGAGCATGAGGACTGACGTTGACCGTCTTTTCGAGTCTTTCTTTGGCAAGGAGATGAAGATGACGGAATCCATGTGGCATCCGCTGATCGACATTGCCGAGCATGACGGCGTGATCGAGGTAAAGGCTGAGGTCCCGGGAATGCAGAAGGAAGATATCAAAGTGTCGGTGCGCGACAATATGCTTCAGATCTCTGGGGAGAGAAAGCAGGAAATCGAGAAGAAAGATAAAACGTATCACGTGCTCGAACGTTCCTATGGAAAATTTGTGCGCACCATAGATCTGCCTGCCCAAGTCGATGCCGACAGGATAAAAGCGAACTACAAAGACGGTGTTCTAACGATTGTTCTTCAGAAGCCAGAATCACTTAAGCCCAAAAACATTGAAGTCAATTTAAATTGACAGGGAATTAGTTAAGATTAGGCGGAAGAACGCAAAGGGCCGGGTTTTATACCCGGCCCCAATTTTTTTGTCTTACATGACGATCATTCCAGCAAGATCAATTTTGTCATTCCCGAAACCGTACCAACAACAGGTGAGATAAAATAACAGCCGGCGGCGACCAGGCGGCCCCGGTCATCCCGGCGGTCCCACAAAACATCGCACGGGAACTTTTTGACATGGGAGGTAACGAGCGATCTTACTATTTCCCCAGCTGCGTCATAGACCGCCAGCCTTACTTCGCCGCTGCCAAACTTGTTGATCCTGACGATAATGTTCCCGCGCGCCGGGTTCGGGTTGCAGGTGATGATCGCGCCGTATTCCGGGCTCGCATGCCGCGCTTCCTCGATCCCGACCGGATTCTTGACCCGGACCAGCATGCTCTCGGGCCGCGAATTACCGTATTCATCGCTAGCCACGACCTTAACCCAGTACGGTCCGTTGGGCACGGTCGTCGTCTGCCAGCATAACATCGAATCCGTATATTCGATGGTTGAATCGCCGTCCGTATTCGTGAAAATATAATAGAGGCGCCGGTTCAGGGAATCGTAGTTGCAGTTGCTGTTGCACGTGCCGTCGTCCTTGTAAATAGTTCTTACCTGCGACGTCGTGTAGGAATCGAGCGATTCCGAGAACTGCACGCTCAGCATGGGCGGTATCACGTAATTCCCCACGGTATCGCGGATCGAATAAACAAGCTTGTACACGGCTACCCACCACGTATTGTGATTCATCTTGTCCTCGACCCGGCAGATGAAATCGACGTTGCCATAGATGCTGTCGGGGTTCAGATACGTGTTTGTTTGATTGGTGCAGATGCCAAAAATGCGTCCCGTGACCGCGTTGGTGAACACCGGTATCGTGCGGTCAGTGTCGGGAGCAACCTCGGTCAGCGGGTTCTTGTAGTACCCTCCGTAGCTTGACCACACCACCCCGGAATTACGGTTCTTGGAATAATGGTTGTGATTGAATCCGGCAGTCGGCCAGGTCACGATCCGGGCGATCGTATCGCTGACATAAACGGTATCGCCGACCTGGACCTGGATCGAAGGGCCGTCCACGTGATAATACTGGTAGCCGGAGCAAAAGGC from the bacterium genome contains:
- a CDS encoding Hsp20/alpha crystallin family protein; the encoded protein is MSEKYLSKWEPFRDLVSMRTDVDRLFESFFGKEMKMTESMWHPLIDIAEHDGVIEVKAEVPGMQKEDIKVSVRDNMLQISGERKQEIEKKDKTYHVLERSYGKFVRTIDLPAQVDADRIKANYKDGVLTIVLQKPESLKPKNIEVNLN